The window CGTAGCCGCGGTTACAGCGCCGGAGCGCTTCTTTTGCGTTCTGTTCGACCATCAGGATGGCCGTCCCGCTGTCGTTGATTTCGTCCACCTTGTCGAACATCTCGGCGACGAGGTCGGGGGCGAGGCCCGCGCTGGGTTCGTCCAGCATCAGCAGGTCGGGGTCGAGCATCAGCGCTCGCCCCATGGCGAGCATCTGCTGTTGGCCACCCGACATCGTTCCCGCCTTCTGGTCCCGACGCTCGTATAATATCGGGAAGCGGTCGAACACTTCGGCGAGCGCGTCCTCCGGCACCTCGTCCAGAATGTACGCGCCCATTTCCAAGTTCTCCTGCACGGAGAGCGACCCGAACACGTTGTCGTTTTGGGGCACATAGCCGAGTCCAAGGTGGATGATGTCTTCGGGACTCATCCGCTGAATCTCGGTTCCGTCGAACGTGATCGACCCACCCATGTAGGTCGTCAATCCGAAGACGGATTTCATCACGGTCGATTTCCCCGCACCGTTCGGGCCGACGATCGTAACGTATTCCCCATCGTCGACGTGCATATCGACGTCGGACAGGATTTGAAGGTCCTCGCCGTATCCCGCATCGAGGCTGTCGATTTTGAGGAGTGCCATCAGATCTCCTCCCCGAGATAGGCGTCGATGACTTGGTCGTTCGCACGAATCGCGGCCGGTTCGCCCTCGGCGAGCACTTTTCCTTGGTGCATGACGATGACGTGTTCGCAGTTGTTCATGATGACGTCCATATCGTGTTCCACGAGTAGGAAGGTGTAGCCACGCTCACGAAGTTGGTGAACGTGTTTGAGCAGTTTCTTTTCGAGCGACGGGTTGACGCCAGCCAGCGGTTCGTCCAGCAGAACCATCTGCGGGTCGGTCATGAGCGCCCGCGCCATCTCCAGCAGCTTTCGCTGGCCGCCCGAGAGATTACCCGCATATTCCTCCGCGAGATGGTCGATTTCGAAGAAATCGAGCATCTCCCACGCGCGTTCGAGGACGTCTTCTTCCTGTTTCCGTACCTCGCTTCGCAGTCCCGGCGTCACCGACCGCCAGAGTTTCTCGCCTTCCTGTCCCTTCGGGGCGAGCATCATGTTTTCGAGCACCGTCATCTCAGCGAGTTCGCGGGCGATCTGGAACGTTCGAACCAGTCCGCGGTTCGCGATTTCGTACGGACGAAGGCCAGTGATGTCCTTGTCGTCGAAGTACACCGCCCCGCTATCGGGTTGATGCACGCCGGTAATGAGATTGAAGGTCGTGGACTTTCCGGCCCCGTTCGGACCAATGAGTCCCGTAAACGACCCCTGTTCGACGGAGAAGGTCGCACCATCGACCGCGGTGATCCCCCCGAACGTTTTGTGGAGGTTCTCCACGCGAAGCGGTGTTTCGCTCAATTCCACCGCCTCACGACCGAGGCTGAGTGTTTCAGTCCGTTCGGACTCGCTCGCAGTCATTCGCGGTCACCTCCGTTCACGCCGCCATCCGTCGCTGGTTTCGGCTCCGGCGTACCACCGCCGCTACGTGGACGCGAGAGAGGGATGCTCGCCGCTTCTTCCTTTCTGTGACCGAGCACACCTTCGGGTCGGTGATGCATTATCCAGATGAGTACCGCACCCATGATGACTAGCTGTAAGGCGTTGATGTTGTTGATGGCGTAGGCAACGAACGGCGTAATGTTGCCCGCGAATATCGGTCCGATCGCATCGGCGAACGTGTTCGGTGCTGCGGAAACGTTGTACACCTGTCGGATGATGTTTTTCAGGTACAAGGGTCCCTGAAAGAGCAGCCCCGCGAACACTGCCGCGCCGAGAACACTTCCGGTGTTGGACCCCGCGCCGCCGATGATGAGCGCCAACCAGACGAAGAACGTCACCTGCGGCTTGAACGCCGTCGGCGTGATGGCACCCTGTCGAAGTTGCCAGAGGATGCCTGCCAGCCCCATCAGTGCACAACCGAGCATGAACGACTTGATTTTGAACTGGTCGGTGTCCTTACCGAGCGCGTTCGCAACCTCCTCGTCCTCGCGGATGGCTTTGAGCACCCGGCCGAACGGTGATTCGCCGGTTCGCTTGAGAAGCCAGTAGAAGGCCGCCACGAAGCCCATCAGGATGAGCGCGTAGGTGAGCGAATCGAGCACCGGACCGACACTCCCGTCCACCAGCGGTTCCAGCGCATTCTCTATCGCGCCATACGGCCCGCTGTCGAACAGCGGTTGTAGTGGGTCATCGTAGTTCAACAGCAAACCGCGACCGCCGCCAGTCCCGAGGTTTTTGCCGAACAGCGTGACGTTCTGAAACTGACTCGACATTACGATGAACCGGACGATTTCCGACATCGCAATGGTCACGATCGCGAGATAATCGGCACGTAACCGAAGTGCCGGAAGTGCAACCAACAAACCGAGTAGTGCCGCCGCCAGCATTCCGGCGAGAATACCGACCCAGAGGGGGAGTCCGAGACCGGAGACGGTCGCGGCCCCCGCGGTCGCACTCGCGGGTGGTTTCGAAACGATCGCCATCGTGTACAAGCCGACGGCCATGAACCCCGCGATACCGATGTTGAACAGGCCGGTGTATCCCCACTGAAGGTTCAACGCCAGCGCCAGCATCCCGTACACGCCGATGAGGAACGTGAGGCGCGCGAGGGAGTTGATCTGCCCGCGGAACGAGTATCCCAGGGCCGACCCCGCGAGGATGTACAACGCGTAGAGACCGAACAACGCGCCGAGGATGAGCACCGTGTCGTTGATCTCGAGGTCGCGCATTCTGGTGCTCATGCGGTCGTCCTCCCTGCGAACAATCCCTGCGGCTTGAACAGCAGGATGAGGATCATCATCGCGAACGCGGCGGCCCGTCCGAACTCACCCGGAATCCAGATGATTGCCAAATCCCACGTCAGTCCAATGACCAACCCACCGAGAATCGCACCGTAAATCGACCCGATACCGCCGAGGATGACCGCCGCGAAAATCGGGAGGAGGAGAAGCCACCCGAACTGGAAATCGATGGTTCCCGTCCAAAGCACCATCAGGTAGCCCGCGATGCCGGTCAGTCCACCGCCGATAATCCACGTCCAGCGGATGACCCGTTCGGTCGGAATCCCCGTAATCTGTGCGAGATCCTCGTTGTCGGCCATCGCCCGCATCGCTTTGCCGAGTTTCGTCCGCTGGAGGAGAAGATGAACGCCGAGCATCAATCCGACCGTCGAAACGAGCAGGGTGAGGTCGTGTGCCGTCACGGGAACGGTCCCGTCCCAAAGAAGGAGGCTCCACGTCGGAATCTCCTGGGACGCAGTGGTTCCACGATTCGCGGTTGAGAAGACGAACACGATGAGGTATCGGAGCATGAAAGCCACACCGATACTCGTGATGAGAAGCGCGATTCCGCCCGAATCACGCATCGGCTTGTAGACGACGCGGTCGATGAACAGGGCGAGTACGATGGTTCCCAGTCCGGCGAGTACGAGTCCAGCGAGCACTGCGATCGTCGTCGTCGCGATCGTAATGTTGAGGTCGCTCGCGTATACCGTCCCGCCGGCACCGACCAGCAATAATCCTGCGAGTCCGGATTTACCGAACCCGGCCACGAGGTAGGTGACGGACCATCCCGTGAACGCGCCGCTCGTGATGTAGTCGCCATGTGAGAAGTTCGCGAAATTCAGAATGCTGTACGTCATCGATAGCCCGATACCCGCGAGACCGATGATGAGTCCGCGCATGAGACCGCTCCAGACGAGCGACCCGACGTCGGACACACGTAGGTTTCCGAGCAACAGTCGATTGAGGAAATCCACGACCAGAAGCGCCGCGAAGAGGCCGACGACCACGAGCAGTGGTCGCTCGACCACGAGGCGCCGTCCACGTGAATAGGTTTCATTTACGCCGTCCATTGGTAACTCTCCACACGATAATCGGTTCAGGTCAGGCTATTAAACCTTTCCGACAGAGTCTTCGGGTGAATTTCGGTAATGACGGCATACTCCCTATTGTTCGAAGGTTGTGTCCGATTCTTTTGTTTTCTCACTGTTTACTCGAAAGTGTGTTTATTTTCATTATCTACTACCGACACACATATGCCGGGCGGTGTTGGAGCCACACGTATGCCTATTCAGACCCTGGACGACCTCGCCGTCCAAGGGACGACCCTCGGCGTGCGCATCGACATCAACAGCCCGTTGACCGAGTCCGGTGACCTCGCCGACGATGCGCGTCTTCGGGCCCACGTCGATACCCTCTCGGAACTGTTGGAACGCGGCGGTAAAGTGGCGGTTTTCGCTCACCAAGGCAGACCCGGTGGCGACGATTTCGCGAGCCTCTCTCCCCACGCGGACCGATTGGACGAACTACTGCCGTATCCCGTTTCACATTGCGATGCGACGTTCTCCGCGGACGCACGGACCGCGGTGGAAAACCTCCGGGAAAGCGAAGCCGTCGTGCTCGAGAACACGCGCTTTTACAGCGAAGAGTACATGGAGTTCCCTGCGGAGCAGGCCGCTCAAACACACCTCGTCGACCGGCTCGTTCCAGTGCTCGACGCGTACGTCAACGACGCGTTTGCGGCCGCCCACCGGTCACAGCCATCGCTCGTTGGCTTTCCGACGCGGCTTCCGGGCTACGTCGGCAGGGTCATGGAGCAGGAACTCGACGTGCTCGGTGATATCGATGCGACCCCGCGCCCACGCGTGTACGTTGTCGGTGGTGCAAAAGTCTCCGACTCCATCGCTGTCGCCGAGAACGTGCTGGAACGCGACCTCGCGGACCACGTGCTGACGGCGGGCGTCGTCGGCAACGTCTTTCTGTTCGCCGACGGTGCCGACCTCGGCGACGCGAGTGCGGACTTCATCCACGATCAAGGATACTGGGACTACATCGACGATGCCGCGGATCTGTTGGAAGCCTATAGCGACAAAATCCATCTGCCGAAGGACGCCGCAGTCGAGCGAAACGGCGAACGCGCCGAACTAACCCGCGACGACTTCCCGCCGGAAGAGGATGAGGCCGCGATGGACATCGGCAAAGCCACCATCACCGCCTATT of the Haladaptatus caseinilyticus genome contains:
- a CDS encoding ABC transporter ATP-binding protein, encoding MALLKIDSLDAGYGEDLQILSDVDMHVDDGEYVTIVGPNGAGKSTVMKSVFGLTTYMGGSITFDGTEIQRMSPEDIIHLGLGYVPQNDNVFGSLSVQENLEMGAYILDEVPEDALAEVFDRFPILYERRDQKAGTMSGGQQQMLAMGRALMLDPDLLMLDEPSAGLAPDLVAEMFDKVDEINDSGTAILMVEQNAKEALRRCNRGYVLVDGGNRFVDSGDALLADEEVRQEFLGG
- a CDS encoding ABC transporter ATP-binding protein, which codes for MTASESERTETLSLGREAVELSETPLRVENLHKTFGGITAVDGATFSVEQGSFTGLIGPNGAGKSTTFNLITGVHQPDSGAVYFDDKDITGLRPYEIANRGLVRTFQIARELAEMTVLENMMLAPKGQEGEKLWRSVTPGLRSEVRKQEEDVLERAWEMLDFFEIDHLAEEYAGNLSGGQRKLLEMARALMTDPQMVLLDEPLAGVNPSLEKKLLKHVHQLRERGYTFLLVEHDMDVIMNNCEHVIVMHQGKVLAEGEPAAIRANDQVIDAYLGEEI
- a CDS encoding branched-chain amino acid ABC transporter permease, with amino-acid sequence MSTRMRDLEINDTVLILGALFGLYALYILAGSALGYSFRGQINSLARLTFLIGVYGMLALALNLQWGYTGLFNIGIAGFMAVGLYTMAIVSKPPASATAGAATVSGLGLPLWVGILAGMLAAALLGLLVALPALRLRADYLAIVTIAMSEIVRFIVMSSQFQNVTLFGKNLGTGGGRGLLLNYDDPLQPLFDSGPYGAIENALEPLVDGSVGPVLDSLTYALILMGFVAAFYWLLKRTGESPFGRVLKAIREDEEVANALGKDTDQFKIKSFMLGCALMGLAGILWQLRQGAITPTAFKPQVTFFVWLALIIGGAGSNTGSVLGAAVFAGLLFQGPLYLKNIIRQVYNVSAAPNTFADAIGPIFAGNITPFVAYAINNINALQLVIMGAVLIWIMHHRPEGVLGHRKEEAASIPLSRPRSGGGTPEPKPATDGGVNGGDRE
- a CDS encoding branched-chain amino acid ABC transporter permease, with the translated sequence MDGVNETYSRGRRLVVERPLLVVVGLFAALLVVDFLNRLLLGNLRVSDVGSLVWSGLMRGLIIGLAGIGLSMTYSILNFANFSHGDYITSGAFTGWSVTYLVAGFGKSGLAGLLLVGAGGTVYASDLNITIATTTIAVLAGLVLAGLGTIVLALFIDRVVYKPMRDSGGIALLITSIGVAFMLRYLIVFVFSTANRGTTASQEIPTWSLLLWDGTVPVTAHDLTLLVSTVGLMLGVHLLLQRTKLGKAMRAMADNEDLAQITGIPTERVIRWTWIIGGGLTGIAGYLMVLWTGTIDFQFGWLLLLPIFAAVILGGIGSIYGAILGGLVIGLTWDLAIIWIPGEFGRAAAFAMMILILLFKPQGLFAGRTTA
- a CDS encoding phosphoglycerate kinase codes for the protein MPIQTLDDLAVQGTTLGVRIDINSPLTESGDLADDARLRAHVDTLSELLERGGKVAVFAHQGRPGGDDFASLSPHADRLDELLPYPVSHCDATFSADARTAVENLRESEAVVLENTRFYSEEYMEFPAEQAAQTHLVDRLVPVLDAYVNDAFAAAHRSQPSLVGFPTRLPGYVGRVMEQELDVLGDIDATPRPRVYVVGGAKVSDSIAVAENVLERDLADHVLTAGVVGNVFLFADGADLGDASADFIHDQGYWDYIDDAADLLEAYSDKIHLPKDAAVERNGERAELTRDDFPPEEDEAAMDIGKATITAYSKILREAGTVILNGPAGVFEDDTFADGTRELYTEAVNAEYSIVGGGDTAAAIRKFDLSGFDHVSTGGGACLRMLTGDQLPAVDALSR